A single Sulfurimonas aquatica DNA region contains:
- a CDS encoding arginyltransferase, which produces MNLLKEFSLEDKCSYLDNKQQTTHYKVINDCSLESCQDLVERGYRRFGKMYFRPICATCNECQSIKIDVLNYNFSKSARRILKKASHINTYIQRPTVSQEHLKVFDRYHLHMSEKKDWEYNKTTPEHYYHSFVLGHEDFGYEVLYYDDNRLIGVDLIDILEDGISSIYFYYDPEYAYLSLGKYSLYNQIKLAKQENKKWIYLGYYVEGCPSLSYKAEYKPYKTLQGRPNQYEEYKWI; this is translated from the coding sequence ATGAATTTACTTAAAGAATTTTCCTTAGAAGACAAATGTTCCTACTTGGACAATAAACAGCAGACTACACACTATAAAGTCATAAATGATTGCTCATTAGAGAGCTGTCAAGATTTAGTAGAGAGAGGTTATAGAAGATTTGGTAAGATGTACTTTAGACCCATTTGTGCTACATGCAATGAGTGCCAGAGCATTAAAATTGATGTACTTAACTATAACTTTTCAAAATCAGCTAGGCGAATTCTAAAAAAAGCCTCTCATATAAACACCTATATTCAACGTCCAACAGTTTCTCAAGAACACTTAAAAGTTTTTGATAGATACCATTTGCATATGAGTGAGAAAAAAGATTGGGAGTATAATAAAACAACTCCTGAACACTACTATCACTCATTTGTATTAGGCCATGAAGATTTTGGATATGAAGTATTATACTATGATGACAATAGACTTATTGGTGTAGATTTAATCGACATATTAGAAGATGGCATCTCATCAATATATTTTTACTATGACCCAGAGTATGCATATTTATCTTTAGGAAAGTATTCACTATACAATCAAATAAAATTAGCTAAACAAGAGAATAAAAAGTGGATTTATTTAGGTTATTATGTAGAGGGTTGTCCATCTCTGTCATATAAGGCTGAATATAAACCTTATAAAACTCTTCAAGGCAGACCTAATCAGTATGAGGAATATAAATGGATTTAA
- a CDS encoding peptidoglycan D,D-transpeptidase FtsI family protein: MVNKNKSKKILLLFTLIVLGFIIFLSVMLITILKSRDIPSLHTTEDSRAQRGSIISADGFHLATTKKLYKAVVNSRYIDPEKKELFIELFSIYSGISSDKIRKRLSKRKGVIVLSYNIPQIQAHYLKKLAWELRRFKVFMELKNEKTGLRSIHGLSIIESGESREYPYGNLLTPILGYPHKVEDDGYTSIRGVKGLEKRFDNALSAKQDSFSRGKRDVNSYIILNKDSFTKPQIDGLDIKLTIPVSLQIKIEKMLDAMKLDLDARQIMCAIMDSTNGDMLSLASSNRFFPKDIKRSDYPSLNSGMIEYSFEPGSVIKPITFALLLERGLVNPYDLVNGHNGRFKIGRKVITDEHRFDWLSAENVIVYSSNVGIAQLAQKLSGYEFNKGLMKFGFTQKSTPDLIYEKSGSIPSSKRLENEIYKATCSYGYGMQANLMQLLRAYSVFNNNGRIITPKLLKSFIKNNGVEDVLGYEEQTQVIKSSTAQRMKKILIKTVNEGTGKKTITPGIEVGGKTGTAHKVEKGQYVNRYNTAFMGFANDKTKKYTIGVIVIEPKKSQFASQTAVPVFKKAIDIMIEDGYLKPSSLKPDIIK; the protein is encoded by the coding sequence ATGGTAAACAAAAACAAAAGTAAAAAAATCCTTCTTCTCTTTACTCTTATTGTTCTTGGATTTATCATATTTTTAAGTGTAATGCTTATTACCATTTTAAAGTCACGTGATATTCCCTCACTTCATACTACTGAAGACTCTAGAGCACAAAGAGGAAGTATAATAAGTGCTGATGGTTTTCACTTAGCTACTACTAAAAAACTCTATAAAGCAGTTGTAAATAGCCGCTACATAGACCCTGAGAAAAAAGAACTTTTTATTGAGCTCTTTAGTATTTACTCTGGAATTAGTAGTGATAAAATAAGAAAACGCCTCTCTAAACGCAAAGGAGTTATAGTTCTTAGCTATAACATCCCACAGATTCAAGCACACTATCTTAAAAAACTTGCTTGGGAGCTCCGCCGTTTTAAAGTCTTCATGGAGTTAAAAAATGAAAAAACTGGGCTGCGTTCTATTCATGGGCTCAGTATCATTGAGAGTGGAGAGAGTAGAGAGTACCCTTATGGAAATCTACTAACGCCAATTCTTGGCTATCCGCATAAGGTTGAAGATGATGGTTACACTTCTATCAGAGGTGTAAAAGGTTTAGAGAAAAGATTTGATAATGCACTCTCTGCAAAGCAAGATAGCTTTAGTCGTGGTAAACGCGATGTCAATAGCTACATTATATTAAATAAAGATAGTTTTACTAAACCTCAAATTGATGGACTTGATATAAAACTAACTATTCCGGTTTCTTTGCAGATAAAAATAGAAAAGATGCTCGATGCAATGAAATTAGATTTAGATGCAAGACAAATAATGTGTGCAATAATGGATTCCACAAATGGAGATATGCTTTCACTAGCAAGTTCAAATAGATTCTTTCCAAAAGATATTAAACGCAGCGACTACCCTTCTCTAAATAGTGGGATGATTGAGTATAGTTTTGAGCCAGGGAGTGTTATAAAGCCCATAACTTTTGCTCTATTACTTGAGCGTGGACTTGTAAATCCTTATGACCTGGTAAATGGCCATAATGGTCGTTTTAAAATTGGTCGAAAAGTTATTACCGATGAGCATAGGTTTGATTGGCTCTCTGCTGAGAATGTTATAGTCTACTCCTCCAATGTCGGAATTGCTCAACTTGCACAAAAGCTCTCAGGATATGAGTTTAACAAAGGACTAATGAAGTTTGGTTTTACACAAAAATCTACTCCTGACCTTATTTATGAAAAAAGTGGCTCTATCCCCAGTTCAAAACGATTGGAAAATGAGATTTATAAGGCTACTTGTTCTTATGGTTACGGTATGCAAGCAAACCTCATGCAGCTACTACGTGCTTATAGTGTGTTTAACAATAATGGAAGAATTATAACTCCAAAACTCCTCAAAAGTTTTATAAAAAACAATGGAGTAGAAGATGTTCTTGGCTATGAAGAGCAGACACAAGTCATAAAAAGCTCTACAGCACAAAGAATGAAAAAGATACTGATAAAAACTGTAAATGAGGGAACTGGAAAGAAGACTATAACACCAGGTATTGAAGTTGGTGGAAAAACAGGAACTGCCCATAAAGTTGAAAAAGGCCAGTACGTTAACAGATATAATACTGCGTTTATGGGTTTTGCAAATGACAAAACAAAAAAATATACTATAGGTGTGATTGTAATTGAGCCTAAAAAGAGTCAGTTTGCTTCACAAACGGCAGTGCCTGTTTTTAAAAAAGCTATAGATATTATGATAGAAGATGGCTATCTAAAGCCATCTTCTTTAAAGCCAGACATTATCAAGTAG
- the prfB gene encoding peptide chain release factor 2, producing the protein MDNYEYTELLKNITIKMQNITGVVEPQKIKTRLQEIEELESDQDFWNDATYAAKIQKEKTQLQRKLDKYEIASDAVTDAFELYEMAKEENDEESLNLLYGDAPKLEEQIRDMEIEVLLSGESDANNAILSIHPGAGGTESQDWAEMLLRMYKRWAERRGFSVEVLDYQSGEEAGIKDVSIIIKGENAYGYLKVENGIHRLVRISPFDSNSKRHTSFSSVMVSPEIDDDINIVIEDKDLRIDTYRASGAGGQHVNKTESAIRLTHIESGVIVQCQNDRSQHKNKATAMKMLKSRLYELELEAQKAEKDGISKSEIGWGHQIRSYVMQPYQQVKDTRSNEALSNISAILDGDIDKMIEGVLIAQNRS; encoded by the coding sequence ATGGATAATTATGAATATACAGAGCTCTTAAAAAATATAACCATTAAAATGCAAAATATTACTGGTGTTGTAGAGCCCCAAAAAATCAAAACTAGGCTTCAAGAGATTGAAGAGCTTGAGAGTGATCAGGATTTTTGGAATGATGCCACATATGCTGCAAAAATACAAAAAGAAAAAACGCAACTTCAAAGAAAGTTAGATAAATATGAAATAGCTTCAGATGCAGTAACGGATGCTTTTGAGCTTTACGAGATGGCAAAAGAGGAGAATGATGAAGAGTCATTAAACCTCTTGTACGGTGATGCTCCAAAACTAGAGGAACAGATTAGGGATATGGAGATAGAAGTTCTTCTAAGTGGGGAGAGTGATGCAAACAACGCCATTCTTTCTATCCACCCAGGTGCTGGTGGAACAGAGAGTCAAGACTGGGCGGAGATGCTTCTTAGAATGTATAAACGTTGGGCTGAACGTAGAGGATTCAGTGTCGAGGTACTTGACTATCAGTCTGGAGAGGAAGCGGGAATAAAAGATGTATCGATCATCATAAAAGGTGAAAATGCCTACGGATACCTCAAGGTAGAAAATGGTATACATAGACTTGTTCGAATATCTCCATTTGACTCAAATTCTAAACGCCATACTTCATTCTCATCCGTTATGGTCTCTCCCGAGATTGACGATGACATTAATATTGTCATAGAAGATAAGGATCTTCGCATTGATACTTACCGTGCAAGTGGAGCAGGTGGCCAACATGTCAATAAAACAGAATCGGCTATACGACTAACGCATATAGAGAGTGGCGTAATAGTGCAATGCCAAAACGATAGAAGTCAGCATAAAAATAAAGCAACGGCCATGAAAATGTTAAAGTCGCGTTTATATGAGCTAGAGTTAGAAGCTCAAAAGGCTGAAAAGGATGGTATATCTAAAAGTGAGATAGGTTGGGGACATCAAATACGTTCCTATGTCATGCAACCTTATCAGCAAGTAAAAGATACTCGTTCAAACGAAGCACTCTCAAATATCTCTGCTATTTTAGATGGAGATATAGATAAAATGATAGAGGGAGTTCTAATAGCACAAAATCGCTCTTAG
- a CDS encoding prepilin-type N-terminal cleavage/methylation domain-containing protein, with protein sequence MKRAGFTMIELIFVIVILGILAAVAVPKMTETATSAKVQNAESFVATLNRTAAPSMWAKAVRTNNGSIQNLVLAEYIDLPDGYTIDLADCTGTETTAADGTVTTTGAEVGAIDNTAIPTAETLYCVDGTIATPPRFGFTVALAAKTQNNN encoded by the coding sequence ATGAAAAGAGCTGGTTTTACAATGATCGAATTGATCTTCGTTATCGTTATTTTAGGTATTTTGGCTGCGGTTGCAGTTCCAAAAATGACAGAGACTGCTACATCGGCAAAGGTACAGAATGCTGAAAGTTTTGTTGCAACTTTAAATAGAACCGCAGCACCGAGTATGTGGGCAAAGGCAGTTAGAACAAATAATGGTTCTATACAAAATTTAGTACTTGCTGAATATATAGATTTACCAGATGGTTATACTATAGATTTAGCAGACTGTACAGGTACTGAAACTACAGCTGCGGATGGTACAGTTACAACAACTGGTGCTGAAGTTGGTGCTATAGACAATACTGCTATTCCAACGGCAGAGACTCTTTATTGTGTAGATGGTACAATTGCTACTCCTCCTAGATTTGGTTTTACTGTTGCATTAGCTGCTAAAACTCAAAATAACAATTAA
- the rpsG gene encoding 30S ribosomal protein S7: protein MRRRKAPTRPVMPDPVYGSKTLTKFINKVMLDGKKSIAEKIIYSAMDIISSRGEKTGIDTFNEAIENVKPIIEVKSRRVGGATYQVPVEVRPVRQQSLALRWLIDAARKRNERTMAERLANEFMDAATDKGSAFKKKEDTYKMAEANKAFAHYRW, encoded by the coding sequence ATGAGAAGAAGAAAAGCTCCGACTCGTCCAGTTATGCCAGATCCAGTTTATGGAAGCAAAACATTGACGAAATTTATAAATAAAGTAATGCTAGACGGTAAAAAATCTATAGCAGAGAAAATCATTTACAGTGCAATGGATATCATTAGCTCACGTGGTGAAAAAACTGGTATCGATACGTTTAATGAAGCTATTGAAAATGTTAAACCAATTATTGAAGTAAAAAGTCGCCGTGTTGGTGGTGCTACTTATCAAGTTCCAGTAGAAGTACGCCCAGTACGTCAACAGTCTTTAGCACTTAGATGGTTAATTGACGCAGCTCGTAAGAGAAATGAGAGAACTATGGCTGAGAGATTAGCTAATGAGTTCATGGATGCAGCAACTGATAAAGGTTCTGCATTTAAGAAAAAAGAAGATACTTATAAAATGGCAGAAGCTAATAAAGCATTTGCTCATTATCGTTGGTAA
- a CDS encoding type IV pilin protein: MKNYRYAFTMVELVMVIVVIGILTAIALPKFAAMSEEAAISKGRSDIASIRSGIITERQARLIKGDPSYISGTALNTGGLFAGILNYPIPASTDSSHWNDTATSDATNTYNYNINGTNVGFTYTRSTGIFDCTDSTATYCEELTK; this comes from the coding sequence TTGAAGAATTATAGATATGCATTTACAATGGTAGAGTTAGTTATGGTTATTGTTGTCATAGGCATATTAACAGCAATAGCACTTCCTAAATTTGCAGCTATGTCAGAAGAAGCTGCAATTTCCAAAGGTCGTTCAGATATTGCTTCAATACGTTCGGGAATAATTACTGAAAGACAAGCTAGACTTATAAAGGGAGACCCTTCATATATATCTGGTACAGCACTCAACACGGGTGGGCTATTCGCTGGAATATTAAATTACCCTATTCCCGCAAGTACTGACTCTAGTCACTGGAATGATACAGCAACGTCTGATGCAACCAATACTTATAATTATAATATTAATGGAACTAATGTAGGATTTACTTATACAAGAAGTACTGGTATATTTGATTGTACAGATTCTACAGCTACATATTGTGAAGAGCTTACAAAATAA
- the flgB gene encoding flagellar basal body rod protein FlgB: MSIEISRAASLASAALDYRAARQDMIASNIANADTPFYKPRDIHFEDALAAKKAEIFQNDSKKLKMAMTDDSHIAFKNEKTSYKPTMYFRDGHMARNDGNSVDIDVETTEMSKNSIMFNALVMAKKKDGAIFKSVIEASQKIS, encoded by the coding sequence ATGAGTATAGAAATATCACGAGCAGCATCACTTGCATCAGCTGCACTCGACTACAGAGCGGCTCGTCAAGATATGATAGCATCAAACATTGCGAATGCTGATACTCCTTTTTATAAACCTCGTGACATCCATTTTGAAGATGCTTTAGCCGCTAAAAAAGCTGAAATTTTTCAAAATGACTCTAAAAAACTTAAAATGGCAATGACTGATGATTCACATATTGCTTTTAAAAATGAAAAAACTAGTTATAAACCTACTATGTATTTTAGAGATGGTCATATGGCTCGAAATGATGGCAATAGCGTTGACATAGATGTAGAAACAACTGAGATGAGTAAAAACTCTATCATGTTTAATGCGCTTGTAATGGCAAAGAAAAAAGATGGTGCAATCTTCAAGAGTGTGATTGAAGCATCACAAAAAATAAGCTAA
- the fliE gene encoding flagellar hook-basal body complex protein FliE, giving the protein MSNVNGLSSIGTADLLKQKSKVENGGGEAFAEHLKSALNEVNEAQETSEKAIADMATGQVKDLHQAALAIGKAETSMKLMLEIRNKALSAYKEIGRTQL; this is encoded by the coding sequence ATGAGTAATGTAAATGGCCTATCTAGCATAGGCACCGCTGACTTACTAAAACAAAAAAGTAAAGTTGAGAATGGTGGTGGTGAAGCTTTTGCAGAGCATTTAAAATCAGCACTAAACGAAGTAAATGAAGCTCAAGAGACGAGTGAAAAGGCTATAGCTGACATGGCTACAGGTCAAGTAAAAGACCTTCATCAAGCGGCCCTCGCTATTGGTAAGGCTGAAACAAGTATGAAACTTATGCTTGAAATCCGTAATAAAGCTCTGAGTGCATATAAAGAGATTGGTAGAACTCAACTCTAA
- the panC gene encoding pantoate--beta-alanine ligase, with protein MRIISKVLELKEYLKEQNENIGFVPTMGALHDGHISLIKKARAECKFVVVSIFVNPTQFLEGEDFDKYPSKDEADKKICQFAGVDVLFLPQVDEIYSDDEVRVVAPNVRGFVLEGATRPGHFDGVLSVVNKLFNIVNPRYAYFGKKDAQQLNLISLMVKQLFMDVEIIAVDTVRDSDGLAKSSRNIYLTPEQRVEALKISRSLSEASKMVGKRLLKSSEIKAHMKEILKPLEIGYVEVLNREFELISEVELGNSVILVEALVGETRLLDNVWL; from the coding sequence ATGAGGATTATTTCAAAAGTTCTAGAGTTAAAAGAGTATCTAAAAGAGCAGAATGAGAATATTGGTTTTGTTCCAACCATGGGAGCACTTCATGATGGTCACATTTCTCTTATCAAAAAAGCAAGAGCAGAGTGTAAATTTGTTGTAGTGTCAATCTTTGTAAACCCTACTCAGTTTTTAGAAGGTGAAGACTTTGATAAGTATCCTTCTAAAGATGAGGCAGATAAAAAGATATGTCAGTTTGCGGGGGTTGATGTATTGTTTTTACCTCAAGTTGACGAGATTTATTCAGATGATGAAGTGCGAGTGGTGGCTCCAAATGTAAGGGGATTTGTACTTGAAGGTGCGACTCGCCCTGGTCATTTTGATGGCGTACTAAGCGTAGTTAATAAACTTTTTAATATAGTAAACCCAAGATACGCTTATTTTGGAAAGAAAGATGCGCAGCAGTTAAACTTAATATCACTGATGGTAAAACAGCTTTTTATGGATGTTGAAATTATCGCTGTAGATACGGTTCGCGATAGTGATGGTTTAGCTAAGAGTAGTAGAAATATCTACCTGACTCCAGAGCAGCGAGTCGAAGCCCTGAAAATCTCGCGTTCACTCTCTGAAGCATCCAAGATGGTTGGAAAAAGACTTTTGAAATCTAGTGAGATAAAAGCACACATGAAAGAGATACTCAAGCCATTAGAAATCGGTTATGTTGAAGTACTTAATCGTGAATTTGAGCTTATTAGTGAAGTAGAACTAGGTAACAGTGTTATATTAGTGGAGGCTTTAGTTGGGGAGACCAGACTACTTGATAATGTCTGGCTTTAA
- the flgC gene encoding flagellar basal body rod protein FlgC, translated as MSNFLNSFDISGYGLSAQRVRVNTISSNIANAQTTRTTEGGPYRRKEVVFKAVDFNQQFNKALEGMTESAKYEDPLSEGTFGKTVNPAIMSVIVDKISRDDSKPKMMFEPNHPDADTNGYVAYPNINPVIEMADLVEATRSYQANVAAFQSAKDMANSSISLLQ; from the coding sequence ATGAGTAATTTTTTAAATAGTTTTGATATTTCAGGTTACGGCCTATCAGCTCAACGTGTACGTGTCAATACTATATCAAGTAATATCGCAAATGCACAAACTACAAGAACCACTGAAGGTGGTCCATACCGCCGTAAAGAGGTTGTTTTTAAAGCTGTCGACTTTAACCAGCAGTTTAACAAAGCCTTAGAAGGAATGACCGAGAGTGCTAAATATGAAGATCCACTCAGTGAAGGCACTTTTGGAAAAACTGTAAATCCTGCTATAATGAGTGTTATAGTTGATAAAATATCACGTGATGATTCAAAACCTAAGATGATGTTTGAGCCAAATCATCCAGATGCAGACACAAATGGCTATGTTGCCTATCCAAATATTAATCCTGTGATAGAAATGGCCGATTTAGTAGAAGCAACACGTAGCTACCAAGCAAATGTTGCAGCATTTCAAAGTGCTAAAGATATGGCGAATAGTTCAATTTCGCTTTTACAATAA
- the fusA gene encoding elongation factor G, translating into MARSHKLNDVRNIGIAAHIDAGKTTTTERILFYTGVEHKIGEVHDGAATMDWMEQEQERGITITSAATTCEWAGKQINIIDTPGHVDFTIEVERSMRVLDGAVSVFCAVGGVQPQSETVWRQRNRYKVPSIVFVNKMDRTGADFYEVENQIRERLKGNPLPIQLPIGAEADFEGVVDLVTMKEIVWDQDAAMGSNYHVQEIRESLQEKAEEYREKMMETLAEVEGNDDFAEKFLDGGEFTEDEVKAAIKAATLGMAVVPMTPGTAFKNKGVQTLLDAVVAYLPSPVEAAPIEGTLMDDEEAHVAVPSTDDGDFAALAFKIMTDPFVGVLTFIRVYRGSLESGSFVHNSTKDKKERIGRIVKMHAIKREEVKEIYAGEIGAVVGLKSTTTGDTLCQGEEKVVLERMDFPAPVISVAVEPKTKADQEKMGIALGKLAAEDPSFRVNTDEETGQTIISGMGELHLEILVDRMKREFSVDAEVGAPQVSYRESIKEEVQQEYKYAKQSGGRGQFGHVYLTVKPGEPDTGYVFHNEIKGGSVPKEYIPAVSKGCEEAMQAGVLAGYPMEDVDVTLYDGSYHDVDSNEMAFKLAASMGFKEACRKAKPSILEPMMKVEVETPEENMGDVIGDLNRRRGQVNSMGDRAGSKIVDAHVPLSEMFGYSTDLRSATQGRATYSMEFDHYAEVPKAVSEEIQKKRNG; encoded by the coding sequence ATGGCAAGAAGTCACAAATTAAATGATGTAAGAAATATCGGTATTGCTGCACATATCGATGCAGGTAAAACTACAACAACGGAGAGAATTTTATTCTACACTGGTGTTGAACATAAAATCGGTGAGGTTCATGATGGTGCTGCTACTATGGACTGGATGGAACAAGAGCAAGAGCGTGGTATTACAATTACTTCTGCTGCAACTACTTGTGAGTGGGCTGGAAAGCAGATTAATATTATAGATACTCCGGGACACGTTGACTTTACTATTGAAGTTGAGCGTTCTATGCGTGTACTTGATGGTGCTGTTTCAGTATTCTGTGCTGTTGGTGGTGTTCAACCACAATCAGAAACTGTTTGGAGACAACGTAACCGTTATAAAGTTCCTTCAATCGTTTTTGTTAACAAAATGGATAGAACAGGTGCAGATTTCTATGAAGTTGAAAACCAAATTCGTGAGCGTCTTAAGGGTAATCCACTTCCTATTCAACTTCCTATTGGTGCAGAAGCTGATTTTGAAGGTGTTGTTGATTTAGTTACTATGAAAGAGATTGTTTGGGATCAAGATGCTGCAATGGGTTCTAATTACCATGTTCAAGAGATCCGTGAGTCTTTACAAGAAAAAGCTGAAGAGTACAGAGAAAAGATGATGGAGACTCTTGCAGAAGTTGAAGGTAATGACGACTTTGCAGAAAAATTCTTAGATGGTGGAGAATTTACTGAAGATGAAGTAAAAGCTGCAATTAAAGCTGCTACACTTGGTATGGCTGTTGTTCCAATGACTCCAGGTACTGCATTTAAAAACAAAGGTGTTCAAACGTTACTTGACGCTGTTGTTGCATACTTACCTTCTCCAGTTGAAGCTGCTCCAATTGAGGGTACTTTGATGGATGATGAAGAAGCTCATGTTGCTGTTCCATCAACTGATGATGGTGATTTCGCTGCACTTGCATTTAAAATTATGACTGACCCATTTGTTGGTGTTCTTACATTTATCCGTGTTTACCGTGGTTCATTAGAATCAGGTTCATTTGTTCATAACTCTACTAAAGATAAAAAAGAGAGAATTGGGCGTATCGTTAAGATGCACGCTATTAAACGTGAAGAAGTTAAAGAGATTTATGCTGGTGAAATCGGTGCTGTTGTTGGTCTTAAATCTACAACTACTGGTGATACTTTATGTCAAGGTGAGGAAAAAGTTGTTCTTGAGAGAATGGACTTCCCAGCTCCAGTTATCTCTGTTGCAGTTGAGCCAAAAACTAAAGCTGACCAAGAAAAAATGGGTATTGCACTAGGTAAACTTGCTGCTGAAGATCCATCTTTCCGTGTTAACACTGATGAGGAGACTGGTCAGACTATTATTTCTGGAATGGGTGAGTTACACCTTGAAATTCTTGTAGATAGAATGAAGCGTGAGTTCTCTGTTGATGCTGAAGTTGGTGCACCACAAGTTTCTTACCGTGAGTCTATTAAAGAAGAAGTACAACAAGAGTACAAATATGCGAAACAATCAGGTGGTCGTGGTCAGTTTGGTCATGTTTACCTTACTGTTAAGCCAGGTGAGCCTGATACTGGTTATGTTTTCCATAATGAGATTAAGGGTGGAAGTGTTCCAAAAGAGTATATTCCTGCTGTTTCTAAAGGTTGTGAAGAAGCTATGCAAGCAGGTGTTCTTGCTGGATATCCAATGGAAGATGTTGATGTTACACTATATGATGGTTCTTACCATGATGTGGATTCAAATGAGATGGCGTTTAAACTTGCTGCTTCAATGGGATTCAAAGAAGCTTGTCGTAAAGCAAAACCTTCAATCTTAGAGCCAATGATGAAAGTTGAAGTTGAAACTCCAGAAGAGAATATGGGTGATGTTATCGGTGACCTTAACAGACGTCGTGGACAAGTTAATTCAATGGGTGATAGAGCTGGAAGTAAGATAGTTGATGCTCATGTACCATTATCTGAGATGTTTGGTTATTCTACTGACCTTCGTTCAGCTACTCAAGGACGTGCTACATACTCTATGGAATTTGATCACTATGCTGAAGTTCCAAAAGCTGTTTCTGAAGAGATTCAGAAAAAACGTAACGGGTAA